The window GCTCGCGAGCCGCTCAGGGAGCAGATCCGGCAGGTACTGGTCGAGGGCCTGCTGTCCGGTCGCTGGCAGCCCGGAGAGCGGATCGTGGAACGCCGCGTCGCCACGGAGCTGAGGGTGAGCCAGGCCCCGGTGCGCGAGGCGCTGCGCGAGCTGGAGACCCTGCGCCTGATCGAGACCGTCCCCAACAAGGGCGCCCGGGTGCGGGCCTTCGGGGTCCAGGACATGGCGGAGATCTACCCCGTGCGCGCCGGACTGGAGCTGGTCGCGGCGCAGTTGGCCGCGCCCCGGCTGGCCGAGGACCCCTCCCCCCTGGAGCGGGAGGTGGAGGCGCTCCAGCGGGCGACCGCCCAGGGCGACGTGTCCGAGCAGATCCGGCACAGCGTGGAGTTCCACCGCGAGGTCGTGCGCGCCGCCCACAACAGCGTGCTGCTGCACACCTGGGAGTCACTGGGCGTGGAGGTGTGGACCGCGCTGTCGGTGCGCTGGCTGAACATGGAGCTGCACGCCAAGGCCGCCGACCACGCCCAGATCACGCGCGCCTTCATCGAGGGCGACCCCTCGGTGGGGCAGATGCTCAGCGACCACGTGCTCAACTACGTGGAGGCGGCGCTGAAGTCCCACGAGAGCGCCCGCTGACCCCTGGCCCCTCCGCCGCCCGACGCCACCGGCCCGTGGGAGCGCGGTGACCTGCCCCGTCGCACCGAAACCGGACCTTCTGGCATAGAGTTGTATTGATCGATCATCGATCAGACCGTAGAGTGTGCGCGACACACATCACACACGAGCGGACCCCTCCCGGGCAAGCGGAGTCGTTCATCCGGCCGGTGGACGAACCCGTGCGACCGGCACCGCCGCGCCGGGCCACGGACGCATACGCCGGTGCAGACCGGGAAGCAATGCGGCAGGGGTTCTGCGGACAACTGCACACGAGACCCCACCAGCGCTTCGTGTCCGGGGGAGGACGAGCCACCTCCCCCGGGACGCGCCCCGCAACAGCCACAGAGCGCCGCCACCGCATGAGCCGGGTGGCTGCGCACGCCACGGTCGCACCCGACAGCGCGGCCACGGCGGGCCTGGCACCCCGGTCCACAGACCCGGGGCCCCAGGCCTTCTCGTACGTAGAAAGGCACACCATGGCTGACACGGCCAAGCCGAAGGGCCGCCCCGCCAGGTCCTCAGGGACCCGGCGGCGCACCACCCGCAAGGACACCTCCCCCGGCCTCGCTGACGAGAAGCCCGACACCCTGCTCGACTACTACCGCCAGATGCTGTTCATCCGGCGGTTCGAGGAGCGCACGGCCCAGGCCTACACCCAGGCCAGGATCGGCGGCTACTGTCACCTCAACCTCGGCGAGGAGGCCACGGTCGTCGGCCTGATGACCGCCCTCCAGGAGCGCGACTACCTGTTCACGAACTACCGTGACCACGGGTACGCGATCGGCAAGGGCATGGACCCCAAGCGGGTCATGGCCGAGCTCTACGGGCGCGTCGACGGCGTGTCCAAGGGCTGGGGCGGCTCGATGCACATGTACGACACCGAGACCCGCATGCTCGGCGGCTACGGCATCGTCGGCGGTCAGCTGCCGCTGGCCGCCGGCGCCGCGCTGGCCGTCTCCTACCGGGGCGGCGACGAGGTCGTCATGTGCCAGATGGGCGACGGCACCACCAACATCGGCGCCTGGCACGAGACGCTCAACATCGCCAAGCTGTGGAACCTGCCGATCGTCTTCGTGGTGATCAACAACTTCACCGGCATGGGCACCACGGTCGAGATGTCCTCCGCCGAGCCCGAGCTGTACAAGCGCGGCTCCGCCTTCCGCATCGAGGGCGAGCGCGTGGACGGCCGCGACGTGCTCGCGGTCCGCGACACCGCGTCCAGGCTCATCGAGCGCGCCCGCAAGGAGCAGACCCCGTTCCTGCTGGAGGCGTGGAGCTACCGGATGAAGGGCCACTCCGTGGTCGACCCGGCCAAGTACCGCACCGACGAGCAGAAGGACGAGGCGCGGTCGGAGGAGAACGACCCGATCGCCCTGTTCGAGGCCAGGCTCACCGAGGAGGGCCTCCTCACCGACGAGCTGCGCGAGGAGATCGCCGCCTCCGTCAAGGCCGAGGTGACCGAGGCCGCGGACTTCGCCGAGAACAGCCCGCACCCGGAGGTCTCCACCCTCTTCGACTACACCTACGCCACCCCGGTGCCCAACGAGTCCACCCGCATGCCCGCCGACCCGGTGTTCGCGGAGTAGGGAAGGAACCCACATGTCTGTGATCACTTACCGCCAGGCTCTGCGGGACACCCTTCGCGCCGAGATGGTCCGCGACGAGAACGTCCTCGTCATGGGCGAGGAGATCGGCGTCTTCGAGGGCTCCTACAAGATCACCGAGGGCCTGCTCAAGGAGTTCGGCCCGCGCAGGGTCAAGGACACCCCGATCGCCGAGGAGGGCTTCGTCGGCGCCGCCGTCGGCGCGGCCATGCTGGGCCTGCGCCCGGTCGTCGAGCTGATGACGATCAACTTCTCGCTGATCGCCATCGACCAGATCATCAACCACGCCGCCAAGATCTACGGCATGTTCGGCGGACAGACGAGCGTGCCCATGGTCATCCGCACGCCCGGCGGCGGCGGCCAGCAGCTCGGCGCCACGCACTCGCAGAACATCGAGCTGTTCTACTCGTTCATCCCCGGCCTGAAGGTGCTCGCTCCCAGCACCCCGGCCGAGGCCTCGCAGATGCTGCGCGCGGCGATCCGAGACGACGACCCGGTCCTGTTCCTGGAGAACCTGGGCCTGTACAACTCCAAGGGCGAGGTCCCCGACGACTACGCCGAGCCGGAGAACGACACCGTCGCCACGATCGGCCGCGCCAAGGTCACCCGCGAGGGCAGCGACATCACCCTCATCGGTTACTCCCGGATGGCCATGGTCGCGACCCAGGTCGCCGAGAAGCTGGCCGAGGAGGACATCGACGTCGAGGTCGTCGACCTGCGCAGCCTGCGCCCGCTGGACCGCCAGACCTTCGTGGACTCGGTCAAGAAGACCGGCTCCGCTGTGATCTGCGAGGACGACTGGCTGACCTACGGGATCGGCGCGGAGATCGCCGCCTCGATCCAGGAGGGCGCCTTCGACTACCTCGACGCCCCGGTCCGCCGGGTGGCGATGGCGGAGGTCCCCATGCCCTACGCCAAGCCGCTGGAGACGGCGGCCCTGCCGTCGGTCGAGTCGATCAGCACCGCCATCAAGGAGACCCTGAGCGCCGTCGGCAAACGGGTCGGGTAGAGGGAGTTTCAAGCATGAGCGAGATCCAGATGCCGCGCCTCTCCGACACCATGGAGGAAGGCGTCATCAGCACGTGGGTCAAGAACGTGGGCGACAAGGTCGCCTCCGGTGACGTCCTGGTCGAGATCGAGACCGACAAGGCCGTCATGGAGTACGAGGCCTACGAGGACGGCTACCTGGTCAAGCAGTCCGTCTCCGAGGGCGAGACGGTGCCGATCGGCGCGGTCATCGGCGTGATCGCCGACTCCCCGGACGCGGTACCCGAGGACTCCGGCGACGGCGGCTCGGAGCCCGAGGCCGCGCCCGCCGAGGAGGAGCAGGGCGAGAAGGCGGAGGAGATCCAGGAGGCCGCCGAGGGCACCGAGGCCGAGAGCGCCGGGGAGTCCGCCGCCTCCTCCGGCGATGGGGCCGCGCGCCCGCGCACCTCCCCGCTGGCCCGGCGTCTGGCCAAGGAGTACGGCCTGGACATCAACAGGATCCAGGGGTCGGGCCCCAAGGGCCGGATCGTGCGCGCCGACATCGAGGCCGCCCGGGAAGGCGGTGCCGCCGAGCAGGCCGCACCCGCCGCGCAGCCCAAGGAGGAGGCCAAGCCCGCCGCGGAGAAGGCGGCGACCGCTCCCGCCTTCGACGACGGCCGCGCCTCCGAGGAGCTCAAGGTCAGCAACGTGCGCAAGGTGATCGCGCGCCGCCTGACCGAGAGCAAGCAGACGGTGCCGCACTTCTACCTGCGCCGCACGATCGACGCCGAGGCGCTCAAGGCCTTCCGCGCGCAGATCAACGAGCAGCTGTCCAGCACGGGCGTGAAGGTCAGCTTCAACGACCTGATCGTCAAGGCCAGCGCGACGGCGCTGAAGCTGCACCCGGCGGTGAACACCTCGTGGGTGGACGACAAGCTGCTCCAGCACCACCGGGTCAACGTCGGCGTGGCCGTGGCCGTGGACGCCGGGCTCGTGGTGCCGGTGCTGCACGACACCGACAAGGCGACGCTGTCGGAGATCTCCACGCGCACGCGCGAGCTGGCGGGCAAGGCCCGTGACGGCAAGCTCAAGCCGCAGGAGATGAGCGGCGGCACGTTCAGCGTGTCCAACCTGGGCATGTTCGGCGTGGACAGCTTCTCCGCGGTGATCAACCCGCCGGAGGCGGCCATCCTCGCGGTCGGCGCGATGCGCCAGGAGCCGGTGGTCGTGGACGGCGAGGTCGTCGTGCGCAACCGGATCTCCCTGGAGCTGTCGGTGGACCACCGCGCGGTGGACGGCGCCGTGGGCGCCGCGTTCCTCAAGGACCTCGCGGAGATCCTGGAAGAGCCGATGCGGATCATCCTGTAGCGTCCGGCGCTCGGTACACGCGACGCCCCGGCCGGGAACGGCCGGGGCGTCCGTCGTTCCCGGACCCGTGCGTCCGGCCCGTCGTTTCCGGGCGGGCGCGGCGGATTCTGTCCACAGCCTGTGGACAAGTGGACGCGAGGACAAGCGGACACGAGGACATGCCGACGAGTCGACACGGCGACGAACCGACAGGGTGACAGAGTGTCAGGGCGGCACCCCCATCTCTGCGACACCGGCGGCCCCGGCGTGGCGGCCATCGCTGTCCACAGCCTGTGGACAGCCGGACGGGCGAGCGGGCGGGCGAACGGGCGAGAGGACACGTCACCAGGGCGGCATGGCGAAGACCTGGCCGAGAAGGGACCCGCCCGCGACGGCCGCGCCGTAGGACGGCACCCGCCGGCCGGACTGGCGGAACCGTCCACGCAAGCGACGGCCCCTGGGTCCGCCGAGCACCTCCCGCATGCGCGGGTCGCGGTGACGGCGGTCATCGGAGGTCCTCACTGCCGCACAGGGCCACCGTCTCGACCAGTTCGCCGCCGAACCCGGCCAGGTCGGTGCGCACGTCGGCTCGGGCGGCGGACGTCCGGGAGAGGGTCCCGGGGAAGGTCCGGGCCCTCCACCGGGGAACGGTGGGCGACGCCTGCGGCACAATGGACATGTCGACAGCTCGCTTTCTGGTCGTTCGCTGGTCGGTTGTCGGCCTGCTCTGGGGGTGTGAGTGCACCCGCCAGGGCCTTTTCGTTCGTCCGCCCCCAGCGGGCGGCGTGCTGGGCGGCCGGGCCCGGGGACGGAGCCGCCCTCACCCGGAGCCAGCGCCACACCTCACCGCACTTCCTCCAGGCAGCGGAGACGACGGCGGACCTGTGATCCGCCCGTTCGCGCGCTTCGTCCACAGCCTGTGGACAACGGGACCGCTTCGCCCCGACTGGTATACGGTCGGCCTCATGCCCCACGTGCTGCACATGACCGAACTCGAACGCTGGGCCTCCGGCAGCGGTGACGTCGAGGCCGACTCCCTGCGCACGCAGGGGTTCGTGCACGCCTCGCCGGACGAACCCACCCTGCTCGCGGTGGCCAACGCCTTCTACACCGGCGCCTCCGAACAGCTGGTCGCCCTCGTCGTGGACACCGACGCGGTCGGCTGCGAGGTGCGCTGGGAGGCCGCCGAGCCCGCCCCGCCGCCGGGCACGGGGGACGACGTCCTCTTCCCGCACGTGTACGGGCCGATCCCCCGAGCAGCCGTGACGGGCGTGCGCTACCTGCGCCGCGACCCCTCGGGCCGCTACACCGGCGCCGAGGAGCGGCCCGCCACGGCCGAGGCGCTGAACCTGCTGCCGCACCCCGAGGGCGGCTGGTACCGGCAGACCTGGCACAGCGGCGTCACCGTGCACCCGGAGGGCTACCCGGGACCGCGGTCCACCGCCACCGGCATCCACTTCCTGCTCGGCCCCGGGGAGGAGTCGCGCTGGCACCGGGTGCGCTCCGACGAGGTGTGGGTGTTCAACCGGGGCGGGCCCCTGGTGCTGGAGTACGGCGGCACGGGAGGGGCGCCCGAGCCCGACGGACAGGTGACCCTGGGCTCGGGGATCGAGCGGGGAGAACGCCTCCAGGCGGTGGTCCCGGCCGGTACCTGGCAGGCCGCCCGCCCGCTGGGCGGCGGGGAGGCGCTGGTCAGCTGCTTCGTCTCCCCCGGTTTCGACTTCGCCGACTTCGAGGCGGTCTGACCTCACCCGACCCTCTCGCGGACGCGGTCGGCGAGGTCCCCGTCGCGCGCGATCCGGGCCAGCCCGGCCGCCAGGCGCGCGACCTCGTCGCCCTCCACGAGCTTGGCGAGCTTGCCGCCGTCCTCCGGCAGTCCGACCTTCTTGGCCCCGCCCAGCACGTACTTGTCGGTGTAGGGCCGCAGCCAGGGCCACACCGCCTGGACCTCCCGGCAGAACATCACGGCGCCCGTCGGCCCGATGCCGGAGAACTCCCGGACCATCGCCTCCACCCGGCTCGCCCGGTGCTCGGAGCGCTCCCCGAGTCTGCGCAGGTCGCCCTGGTAC is drawn from Nocardiopsis dassonvillei subsp. dassonvillei DSM 43111 and contains these coding sequences:
- a CDS encoding cupin domain-containing protein yields the protein MPHVLHMTELERWASGSGDVEADSLRTQGFVHASPDEPTLLAVANAFYTGASEQLVALVVDTDAVGCEVRWEAAEPAPPPGTGDDVLFPHVYGPIPRAAVTGVRYLRRDPSGRYTGAEERPATAEALNLLPHPEGGWYRQTWHSGVTVHPEGYPGPRSTATGIHFLLGPGEESRWHRVRSDEVWVFNRGGPLVLEYGGTGGAPEPDGQVTLGSGIERGERLQAVVPAGTWQAARPLGGGEALVSCFVSPGFDFADFEAV
- a CDS encoding GntR family transcriptional regulator, encoding MVDLPQLPDDPSKLAREPLREQIRQVLVEGLLSGRWQPGERIVERRVATELRVSQAPVREALRELETLRLIETVPNKGARVRAFGVQDMAEIYPVRAGLELVAAQLAAPRLAEDPSPLEREVEALQRATAQGDVSEQIRHSVEFHREVVRAAHNSVLLHTWESLGVEVWTALSVRWLNMELHAKAADHAQITRAFIEGDPSVGQMLSDHVLNYVEAALKSHESAR
- the pdhA gene encoding pyruvate dehydrogenase (acetyl-transferring) E1 component subunit alpha; translation: MADTAKPKGRPARSSGTRRRTTRKDTSPGLADEKPDTLLDYYRQMLFIRRFEERTAQAYTQARIGGYCHLNLGEEATVVGLMTALQERDYLFTNYRDHGYAIGKGMDPKRVMAELYGRVDGVSKGWGGSMHMYDTETRMLGGYGIVGGQLPLAAGAALAVSYRGGDEVVMCQMGDGTTNIGAWHETLNIAKLWNLPIVFVVINNFTGMGTTVEMSSAEPELYKRGSAFRIEGERVDGRDVLAVRDTASRLIERARKEQTPFLLEAWSYRMKGHSVVDPAKYRTDEQKDEARSEENDPIALFEARLTEEGLLTDELREEIAASVKAEVTEAADFAENSPHPEVSTLFDYTYATPVPNESTRMPADPVFAE
- a CDS encoding dihydrolipoamide acetyltransferase family protein produces the protein MSEIQMPRLSDTMEEGVISTWVKNVGDKVASGDVLVEIETDKAVMEYEAYEDGYLVKQSVSEGETVPIGAVIGVIADSPDAVPEDSGDGGSEPEAAPAEEEQGEKAEEIQEAAEGTEAESAGESAASSGDGAARPRTSPLARRLAKEYGLDINRIQGSGPKGRIVRADIEAAREGGAAEQAAPAAQPKEEAKPAAEKAATAPAFDDGRASEELKVSNVRKVIARRLTESKQTVPHFYLRRTIDAEALKAFRAQINEQLSSTGVKVSFNDLIVKASATALKLHPAVNTSWVDDKLLQHHRVNVGVAVAVDAGLVVPVLHDTDKATLSEISTRTRELAGKARDGKLKPQEMSGGTFSVSNLGMFGVDSFSAVINPPEAAILAVGAMRQEPVVVDGEVVVRNRISLELSVDHRAVDGAVGAAFLKDLAEILEEPMRIIL
- a CDS encoding alpha-ketoacid dehydrogenase subunit beta — encoded protein: MSVITYRQALRDTLRAEMVRDENVLVMGEEIGVFEGSYKITEGLLKEFGPRRVKDTPIAEEGFVGAAVGAAMLGLRPVVELMTINFSLIAIDQIINHAAKIYGMFGGQTSVPMVIRTPGGGGQQLGATHSQNIELFYSFIPGLKVLAPSTPAEASQMLRAAIRDDDPVLFLENLGLYNSKGEVPDDYAEPENDTVATIGRAKVTREGSDITLIGYSRMAMVATQVAEKLAEEDIDVEVVDLRSLRPLDRQTFVDSVKKTGSAVICEDDWLTYGIGAEIAASIQEGAFDYLDAPVRRVAMAEVPMPYAKPLETAALPSVESISTAIKETLSAVGKRVG